The Haloplanus sp. CK5-1 genome segment GGCGCCCACCGCTACCGCGACGCCGACACCCACCGCGACCGACACACCGACCGCGGCACCGACGCCCACCGAAACCCCCACAGCGACGGTGACTGGTCCCCTAACCGAGACACCGCCACCGACGTCGACCCCGACCGCACCGGCCACGGCGACCCCCACAGCGACGCCGACGCCCACCGCGACCGACGGGCCGGGATTCGGTGCCCTCGTCGCGGTCGTGGCTCTCCTCGTTGGTACACACGCGGCCGTTCGGCGGCAGTGAAGTCCGTCGGGCGGGAACCGACGACAGCCCCGGCAGTATATGAGCGTCGGGGCCCGATACACCCTCATGCCGAGTCGCGACGCGGACGACGAACTGGCGGTCCTGCTCGCCGACCTGGAGCGGACGTTGACCGACCTCCGCGCGGCGGTCGACGAGGACGTGCGGCGACGACGGCGGCCACCGACCCCGGGGGAGATCCTCCGATTCACCGAAGAGTACACCATCCCGACGCTGATCGCGCTCCTCGAGGCGACGGTCCAGTCACTGGAACTGCTCCGCGCCGTGCTTCGACTCGCCGGGCCCGGGACGACGACGGCCGACCGCCTCCGCGAGCGGTCCCACGAGGACGCCCCGGACGTGGTCACGCTCCGGGACGCACTCGGGGACCTCCGGGAGGCACTGACCCGCGCGGACCTCCCGGCGGATTCGGCGGCTGGGTCGGTACTCTCCGACGCCCGAGCGCTGACCGAGGAGATCGACGACCGACTGGCCGACGCCTCGGATCGAGACGGCCGGGCCGACCGACGAGAGCCCCGAAACCGGTCGGCCGCGCCGGACGACCGCTCCGCGTGGGAGCGACGGAGCGCGCGGGATCGCTCCGAGACGGCGGGGGTCGACATCGACGTTCGTGAGGAGGGCGACGCCGGCGGCGTGAACGTCGACGAGGAATTGGCGTCGATCAAGGAGTCGATGGGGAAAGGAGAGCGCGCGGACGAGAGTGAGCGAGGGGGAGAGACCGACGACGAGGAGTCGTAACGACAGCGATCGGGACCGTGGCGGCGATCAGGTCGCGGTCGGGACGTAGGCGTCGCCGGTTCGCTCGATCAGGCCGCGCTCGGAGAGCGTCTCGAGGACCGGAAAGAGGCACATCCTCTTGATGTCCAGCGACGATTGGAGGTCGTCGACGGTCGCCCCACCCGAGGTGGCGACGAACAAGTAGACGAGTTTCGACTCCGCGGCCGAGAGGTCGTCCGGGACTGCGATGCGGTCGGTGGATCGCTCGATCGGCTGCGCCGTCATGTACGGATAACATGTTCCCGTTCTAAGTAATAAGCGCTTCCAATATATGGGGTATATTCTGCAAAGCACTAGAATGAGATTATATACTTTGGTGCAGTCGCGGGGGATCCCCCCCGGCACCGTCGGGGCCAACCACCGGAGTTACGACGTTCGCTCGCTCGCAGCGGTGATCCACCCGCGGATCCGTCCCTCGTCGATGTCGGCGTCCACGGAGAGTTCGACCGGATCGGCGTCCGCGAGGTCCTCGACGGCGTCGACACCGGCAGAGCGCAGGCGCTCGGCGTAGGCGGGGCCGATGCCGCTGAGTTCCTGCAGGTCGGTGCCGGGGTCGTCGGCTCCCTCGGCTCCCTCGGGGTCTTCGACGTCTTCGGCCGCCTCGTCCACCTCCGCGTCCTCGCTCTCGACGACCGATCGCTCGGCGAACCAGTCGGCCACCGCGGGCCAGAGATCCTCGTGGGTGGACCCCGACACCGACAGGCCGATGTGGCCCGTGGAGTACTCCATGATCTCGGTGTCGTCGCTCGCGACTCTGTCGTTGAACGGCTTACTGGCCTCCGGCGGAATGAGGTGGTCGTACTCGCCGATCACCTGCAACACCGGCATGGTGATGTCGTCAAGGTCGACCCGCTCGCCGTTCAGTTCGAGTTCGTTCCGGTAGAGTTTGTTCCCCTGGTAGATGTCCTCGAGGAACTGCCGGTAGGCGACACCGGCGACGTCGATGGAGTCGTCGAGCCACCGCTCCATGCGCGCGAAGTTCTCCACGAAGTCCTCGTCGTCGATGTTGTCGTAGAGGGTGCCGTACTTCGTGACGTAGTTGTGGACCGGGTCCATCAGGGCAAAGCCCACGTCGAGGAACTCCCCGGGGACGTTGCCGAAGGTGTCGACGATGGTCTCGGGGCTGAAGAAGTCCTCGTCGCCCCACATCTCGAGGATGCCGCCGGTGCCGTCGAAACAGAGGCCGGCCGCCATCAGCCCGAGGTTGCGGACCTTCTCGGGGTGGAGCGCGGCGTACATGACGCTCATCGTCCCGCCCATGCAGTAGCCCAGCAGGTTGATCGAGTCTTGGCCGGAGCGCTCGCGGACCTCGTCGACACAGTTGTCGATGTAGCGGTTGACGTAGTCGTGCAGCGACAGCGACGTATCGAGGTCGGACGGTTCGCCCCAGTCGATCAGGTAGACGTCGAAGCCGGCCTCGAGCATCCGGCGGATGACGCTCCGATCCGGCTGGAGATCGAGGATGTACGGTCGGTTGATCAGCGCGTAGACGAAGAGGAGGGGTACGTCGTGACGCTCCTCCTCCGGAACCAGCGGTTCGTAGTGGTGGAGTTCGAGCTTGTTCTCTCGGTACACCACCTCGCTCGGCGTCTCGCCGACTTCGACGTCGGTCATGGTCTCGAGGCCGTCCGGGATGGCTCCGACCGACTCCGTCTCGTCGGCCGCTTGCTCCCAGAGTTGGCGCTGGGCGTCCAGCGGGAATGTGAAGGGATTCATTGCTGGTCGAGCAACTCGTCGAGTTTGCCCTCGATGGCGTGCTGGCGGCGTTCGAGTTCGACGAGCCGTTCACCCACCTCGCGGACGTCGCCGACGGTGGCGAAGTTGAGCGCGTGGAGCGTCTCCTCGGAGGCCTCGTCGATGTTCTGGCGCATGTTCATCGCCTCCTCGACGGTCTGTCCGGTGGCCGCCGCGAAGGCGGTGGTCGTCATCATCTCCTTGAACGCCTCGTTTGCCGAGGAGAGCCAGATGTCGCGAAACTCCCCGGGCTCGACGTCCTCGCCCTGGAGGGAGTCGCCCATCCGCTCGAAGGACGTCTCCGCGGCGTCCATCCAGGCCTCGTAGGCCTGCATCGACCCCTCGTACCCCTCCCGGACGCGGTCCTCGGAGAGGTTGTCCTCCATGGAGTCCATCCAGGATTCGAGAAACGCCGACTGCGCGTCGAGGTTGCGGTCGAGCGCGCTCATGTACGTCTCGGTCATGCGCTCCAGAAACGCGTCCATCTGTCCGTCGTAGGTGCTGCTAGTGTTGTCTGTCATCGTGTACTGAAATATGGGTGGTCGGGGTGAAAACGCTCCGGTTACGCCGTCTGCGAGAGGTCCTCGGCGGACTCGACGGCCTCTTCGGTCGTCTCCTCCGCAGTGGCCTGGACCTCTTCGGCGGCGTCGAAGCCTTCGGCGACGAGTTCGAGCTGCATCTCGGTCAGCTCGTCGTAGGTGGCCTCGGCCTCGTCGAGACCCTCGAGGAACGACTGCCAGGCGTCCTCGTGGATCTCGTCGACGGCCTCGAACTGCTCGTCGACTGCGGCTTCGAGCTCCTCGACGGACTCCTCGGGGAGCACCGTCGCGAGGCCGTCGAGGTAGGCGTTGACGGCGCTCTTCGAGAGCGTCACGCCGCTCTGCTGGACGGACTTGGCCGACTCGAAGGAGTCGAACCACGTCTCGATGGCGGCGCGCTGGGCGTCGATACCGGTCTCGGCGGCACGGCGGCTCTGGTCGATCATCGTACGCTGCATCTCGAAGGCCGAACTGAACGGGTTGGTAGCACTCATTGTAATCACTCGGAGTTTCGTTTGACGGGGATGACGATGGTCTGCACGATATCGCCGTCGTCGATGTCGAGGGTTTCGCGCTCGGCGTCGGGAATGCTGATGCGACCCCCGCTCTGCACGCGGGTCTTGAACATCGCGGTTCCCATGCTCATCGCGCCGAGTTGCGAGAACCCGTCGAACCCGCCGCCACCGCCGGACACGAACTGCTCGAACAGCTGCATCTGGCGTTCGACCGCGTCCTCGCCGGCGTCCTGAAACGACTGGGCGAACGGCATGGGCGGCCACAGCGGCGATCCATCGTCGTCGTCTTGCGTCATCCGTACCTCTACCAACACGTCCCAGAGGCATAAGCTTTACTTTCGTTACCTCTCTATACCAATCAGAGACATTGAATGGTTACGGCCGGGTACACCCGGTGACGAAAGCGACCAGTCTTTAACCGACCACGACAAAGGACTACACAGCATGCAAGAACGCTCACCAACGCCGATGGGTGGCCTCACGGACGCGTGGCTCCAATCGGGGAAACACTTCTCGAACAGCGTCGAACACTTCTACAACAGCGTGATGGCGGCCAACCGGGCGATGCTGCCGGACGGCGACGACGGCCGCCAGCCTGCCGAATCGCCCGGTGTAACCTACTCCAAGGCCGAGTGGTCGTTCGACCACTCCGACGACGGGGATGGGATCGTCAGCGTCGGCGACCGAATCCGATTCTCGAAGTCAGTCACCGAGGAAGAGGTCGGCGTGTTCGCCGACGCCAGCGGCGACACGAACCGACTCCACCTCGACGACGAGTTCGCCGAGGGGACTCGCTTCGGCCGACGGATCGCCCACGGGACGCTCGTCTCGGGGCTCATCAGCGCTGCGCTCGCCCGCCTGCCGGGGCTGACGATCTACCTCTCACAGGATCTGCAGTTCCTCGGCCCGGTCGACATCGGGGAACGGGTCACGGCAATCTGTGAAGTCGTCGAGGACCTCGGCGACGGCCGCTACCGACTGACGACCGTCGTCGAGGACGAGGACGGCGAGACGGTGATCGACGGGGAGGCAATCGTCCTCATCGACGACCGTCCCGACGAAGACGCCTGAGGGTCAGACCGGTTCGAACCGGTAGCCGTCCCACTCTTGACTGTCCGGTTCGCGGATGCCAGCGTCGGGGTCGCGGAGCTCCTCGACGTACACCGGCCG includes the following:
- a CDS encoding poly(R)-hydroxyalkanoic acid synthase subunit PhaE; this encodes MTDNTSSTYDGQMDAFLERMTETYMSALDRNLDAQSAFLESWMDSMEDNLSEDRVREGYEGSMQAYEAWMDAAETSFERMGDSLQGEDVEPGEFRDIWLSSANEAFKEMMTTTAFAAATGQTVEEAMNMRQNIDEASEETLHALNFATVGDVREVGERLVELERRQHAIEGKLDELLDQQ
- the phaC gene encoding class III poly(R)-hydroxyalkanoic acid synthase subunit PhaC; protein product: MNPFTFPLDAQRQLWEQAADETESVGAIPDGLETMTDVEVGETPSEVVYRENKLELHHYEPLVPEEERHDVPLLFVYALINRPYILDLQPDRSVIRRMLEAGFDVYLIDWGEPSDLDTSLSLHDYVNRYIDNCVDEVRERSGQDSINLLGYCMGGTMSVMYAALHPEKVRNLGLMAAGLCFDGTGGILEMWGDEDFFSPETIVDTFGNVPGEFLDVGFALMDPVHNYVTKYGTLYDNIDDEDFVENFARMERWLDDSIDVAGVAYRQFLEDIYQGNKLYRNELELNGERVDLDDITMPVLQVIGEYDHLIPPEASKPFNDRVASDDTEIMEYSTGHIGLSVSGSTHEDLWPAVADWFAERSVVESEDAEVDEAAEDVEDPEGAEGADDPGTDLQELSGIGPAYAERLRSAGVDAVEDLADADPVELSVDADIDEGRIRGWITAASERTS
- a CDS encoding DUF7547 family protein; its protein translation is MPSRDADDELAVLLADLERTLTDLRAAVDEDVRRRRRPPTPGEILRFTEEYTIPTLIALLEATVQSLELLRAVLRLAGPGTTTADRLRERSHEDAPDVVTLRDALGDLREALTRADLPADSAAGSVLSDARALTEEIDDRLADASDRDGRADRREPRNRSAAPDDRSAWERRSARDRSETAGVDIDVREEGDAGGVNVDEELASIKESMGKGERADESERGGETDDEES
- a CDS encoding AbrB/MazE/SpoVT family DNA-binding domain-containing protein, with translation MTQDDDDGSPLWPPMPFAQSFQDAGEDAVERQMQLFEQFVSGGGGGFDGFSQLGAMSMGTAMFKTRVQSGGRISIPDAERETLDIDDGDIVQTIVIPVKRNSE
- a CDS encoding MaoC family dehydratase, with product MQERSPTPMGGLTDAWLQSGKHFSNSVEHFYNSVMAANRAMLPDGDDGRQPAESPGVTYSKAEWSFDHSDDGDGIVSVGDRIRFSKSVTEEEVGVFADASGDTNRLHLDDEFAEGTRFGRRIAHGTLVSGLISAALARLPGLTIYLSQDLQFLGPVDIGERVTAICEVVEDLGDGRYRLTTVVEDEDGETVIDGEAIVLIDDRPDEDA
- a CDS encoding TrmB family transcriptional regulator, coding for MTAQPIERSTDRIAVPDDLSAAESKLVYLFVATSGGATVDDLQSSLDIKRMCLFPVLETLSERGLIERTGDAYVPTAT